A window of the Fusobacterium sp. SYSU M8D902 genome harbors these coding sequences:
- a CDS encoding ABC transporter substrate-binding protein, whose amino-acid sequence MKSLKIICIFILTAFIALGEESFYIKQGNEELKLDYTPKKVITDSAILSRFFDALQIDLVGVPNSSTRIPKRYDKSERIGKSGMPDLEKVKSLGTDLVVATLFSKNNIKPKYDMLNIPSFYMEVETYAQSKEAVEILGRAFHREERAKEILNDWDRRESILIEKASKQQGKKIAIIYGNGESFFMTGKQHFLEELIEKINCENVVTSLDKNSTDKKSVPFSLEQLVLLNPDIILIMPNSKTKNGEVFKESFKTNSIWKLTTAYKNDAIHIIDPTLFRMSAGVNSIDALEELYRYVYGE is encoded by the coding sequence ATGAAGAGTTTAAAAATAATATGTATATTTATACTTACAGCCTTTATTGCATTAGGGGAGGAGAGTTTTTATATTAAACAGGGAAATGAGGAGTTGAAGCTTGATTATACACCTAAAAAAGTTATAACAGATTCAGCAATTTTATCAAGATTTTTTGATGCTTTACAGATAGATTTAGTGGGAGTACCAAACTCATCTACAAGGATTCCTAAAAGATATGATAAGAGTGAGAGAATAGGAAAATCAGGAATGCCAGATTTAGAAAAAGTAAAATCTTTAGGGACAGACCTAGTTGTAGCTACACTATTTTCTAAGAATAATATCAAGCCTAAATACGATATGCTAAATATACCAAGTTTTTATATGGAAGTTGAAACTTATGCACAATCCAAAGAGGCAGTTGAGATTTTGGGAAGAGCGTTTCATAGAGAGGAGAGAGCCAAAGAGATACTAAATGATTGGGACAGAAGAGAGAGTATCTTAATAGAGAAGGCAAGTAAACAGCAAGGGAAAAAAATTGCAATCATCTATGGGAATGGAGAGAGTTTCTTTATGACTGGAAAGCAACATTTTTTAGAGGAGCTTATAGAGAAGATAAACTGTGAAAACGTGGTTACTTCATTAGATAAAAACTCCACAGATAAAAAATCTGTTCCATTTAGTCTAGAGCAGTTAGTACTTTTAAATCCAGATATTATTTTGATAATGCCAAATAGCAAAACTAAGAATGGAGAGGTTTTTAAAGAGAGCTTTAAAACAAATTCTATATGGAAATTGACTACTGCTTACAAGAATGATGCTATCCATATAATTGATCCAACACTGTTTAGAATGAGTGCTGGAGTTAATTCAATTGATGCTTTAGAGGAGTTATATAGATATGTCTATGGTGAATAG
- a CDS encoding iron ABC transporter permease, whose translation MSMVNRKTFIILFSMLILVMISLFSVRFGSVNFELQEIIKALFIKGYNNEILKSILWDIRIPRILIALMVGCNLSLAGVLLQAVMKNPLADPGLTGVSAGASVSALIVMIIFPNAMLFMNLTAFIGGALACALVFLLAWKKGLKPLRVILAGVAVNSILGSITGLMFILFSDEIQGVLSWLNGSLNGKNWNHVYGILPYTVVGIAGAMTLIRDANILQLGDNFAINLGFNIPRKRLKLSLFACFLTGISVANVGLIGFVGLIVPHMARMIIGSDHLYLLPFSSILGAIVLVLADTISRTLFAPIEIPAGIVMAVIGVPFFLYLLRKTGD comes from the coding sequence ATGTCTATGGTGAATAGAAAAACTTTTATTATTTTATTTTCAATGCTAATTTTAGTTATGATCTCTCTATTTTCTGTGAGATTTGGGAGTGTTAATTTTGAATTGCAAGAGATAATTAAGGCTCTTTTTATCAAGGGTTACAACAATGAGATATTAAAATCAATACTCTGGGATATTCGTATTCCTAGAATATTAATAGCCTTGATGGTTGGTTGTAATCTCTCTTTGGCTGGGGTACTTTTACAAGCAGTTATGAAAAATCCATTGGCAGATCCAGGATTGACAGGAGTTTCAGCAGGTGCTAGTGTTTCAGCTTTGATTGTTATGATAATTTTTCCAAATGCAATGCTATTTATGAATCTGACAGCATTTATAGGGGGAGCTTTAGCCTGTGCTTTAGTATTTTTATTAGCTTGGAAGAAGGGATTAAAACCTCTGAGAGTTATTTTGGCTGGAGTGGCAGTAAACTCTATATTGGGAAGTATTACAGGACTTATGTTCATACTTTTTAGTGATGAGATACAAGGGGTACTCTCTTGGCTAAATGGGAGCTTGAATGGAAAGAATTGGAATCATGTATATGGGATTCTCCCCTATACAGTAGTAGGAATAGCTGGGGCTATGACATTGATAAGAGATGCTAATATCCTGCAACTGGGGGATAACTTTGCTATTAACTTAGGTTTTAATATTCCAAGAAAGAGATTGAAACTATCTCTTTTTGCCTGTTTTTTAACGGGGATATCAGTTGCAAATGTTGGGTTGATAGGGTTTGTGGGCTTGATAGTTCCACATATGGCAAGAATGATAATAGGATCTGATCATCTTTATCTACTTCCATTTTCCTCAATATTAGGAGCTATTGTTTTAGTGTTGGCAGATACAATTTCAAGGACACTCTTTGCTCCTATTGAGATTCCAGCTGGGATAGTAATGGCTGTAATTGGAGTGCCATTTTTCCTATATTTACTAAGAAAGACAGGGGATTGA
- a CDS encoding ABC transporter ATP-binding protein translates to MYIINGENIEIAYEKNMVIKGIDLTIKKGEILSILGTNGCGKSTLLKAISRVIPYKNGTISLEGEIIHNIKSKEFAKKLAFVSQNNEIPDDITVEAFIKYGRMPHKRWYEVLNKEDDEIVAWAMQMCKIEKFKDRKVMSLSGGERQKVWIAMVLAQKTPVLLLDEPTTYLDICHQFEIMELVRELNRELNITIVMVLHDLNQASQYSDRVLVLKDGKKYAEGVTGEVLTPKLVREVYRVESEVEFQNNLPYFKLKGIVK, encoded by the coding sequence ATGTACATAATAAATGGAGAAAATATAGAGATAGCTTATGAAAAAAATATGGTTATTAAGGGGATTGATCTCACTATAAAAAAAGGGGAGATATTGAGTATACTAGGTACTAACGGTTGTGGAAAATCTACTCTACTAAAGGCTATATCGAGAGTTATACCTTATAAAAATGGAACAATATCATTGGAAGGTGAGATTATTCATAACATAAAGAGTAAGGAGTTTGCTAAAAAACTTGCTTTTGTATCTCAAAATAATGAGATTCCAGATGACATAACTGTGGAAGCTTTTATAAAGTATGGGAGAATGCCTCATAAGAGATGGTATGAAGTGTTGAATAAAGAGGATGATGAGATAGTTGCTTGGGCAATGCAAATGTGTAAGATAGAGAAGTTTAAAGATAGAAAGGTTATGAGTCTATCTGGAGGAGAGAGACAAAAAGTTTGGATAGCTATGGTACTTGCTCAAAAAACACCAGTCTTACTCCTAGATGAACCAACTACATATTTAGATATATGTCATCAATTTGAGATAATGGAGTTAGTGAGGGAGCTAAATAGGGAGCTAAATATAACTATAGTTATGGTTCTTCATGATCTAAATCAAGCATCTCAATACAGTGATAGAGTCTTAGTATTAAAAGATGGGAAAAAATATGCTGAAGGGGTCACTGGAGAGGTACTCACTCCAAAGCTAGTAAGAGAAGTATATAGAGTTGAGAGTGAGGTTGAATTTCAAAATAATCTACCATATTTTAAGCTTAAAGGGATAGTAAAATAG
- a CDS encoding thiamine ABC transporter substrate-binding protein, which yields MKKILLCSLILGATTIVSAEEITVYGPSSMKWIEKKYGSVFQKETGDTIKFIAIDGIVGRLKLEKKNPKADVVVGLTELTTEMARRDNLILPYTPKNIGNITNEKFKMNSNYVTPLDYGLLAINYNKEQIKNPPKNLKELGEMSKKLMVENPKVSITGEEALQWSVALYGDNWIEFWKELKPAVYSVEPGWSEAFAKFSSGEAPMMIGYATSNLFFTGEDSAKYDSFLLEEGSFMYQEGGALVNKKEVKEGAKKFMERILSDDFQKIMSEKNYMFPVTNVEIDKSFENVPTTDKTVKLSKEQIDKLIDNLDEYKKELITVLKD from the coding sequence ATGAAAAAGATTTTATTATGTAGTTTGATTTTAGGAGCAACAACAATAGTTAGTGCTGAAGAGATAACTGTCTATGGACCTAGCTCTATGAAGTGGATAGAGAAAAAATATGGAAGTGTATTTCAAAAGGAAACAGGAGATACAATAAAATTTATAGCTATAGATGGAATAGTTGGAAGATTGAAATTGGAGAAAAAGAATCCTAAAGCTGACGTAGTAGTAGGACTTACTGAACTTACAACTGAAATGGCTAGAAGGGATAATCTAATTCTGCCATATACACCTAAAAATATAGGGAATATAACTAATGAAAAATTTAAAATGAACAGCAATTATGTAACACCTTTAGATTATGGATTATTAGCTATAAACTATAACAAAGAGCAGATAAAAAATCCACCTAAAAATCTAAAAGAGCTTGGAGAGATGAGTAAAAAACTTATGGTAGAGAATCCAAAGGTATCTATTACAGGAGAAGAGGCTTTACAATGGAGTGTGGCTCTATATGGAGATAATTGGATAGAGTTTTGGAAGGAGTTAAAACCAGCTGTTTATAGTGTAGAACCAGGTTGGAGTGAGGCTTTTGCTAAGTTCTCATCTGGAGAGGCTCCAATGATGATAGGATATGCAACAAGTAATCTATTCTTTACAGGAGAGGATTCAGCTAAATACGATAGTTTCTTATTGGAAGAGGGAAGCTTTATGTATCAAGAGGGAGGAGCTCTTGTAAATAAAAAAGAGGTAAAAGAGGGAGCTAAAAAATTTATGGAGAGAATCTTGTCAGATGATTTCCAAAAGATTATGAGTGAGAAAAACTATATGTTCCCAGTTACAAATGTTGAGATAGATAAAAGCTTTGAAAATGTACCAACTACTGATAAAACAGTAAAACTTTCTAAAGAGCAGATAGATAAACTTATTGATAATCTAGATGAATATAAGAAGGAGTTAA